The genomic stretch GCCGCATGAACGGCGTGCGCGACAGCGCGTACATCGCGATCACGGCGAGCGCACACCAGAGCGCGATCAACGCATACGCTTCGCGCGCGGGGCCGAACGTGAAGCCGGGCAGCGCGATGCCCGCCGTGCGGTCGATCGCGACGCCCGCTTCGCCGCCGAACCAGTCCGGCAGAGTCCAGGCAGCCGCCGCGACGAGTTCGCCGATGCCGAGCGTGATCATCGCGAAGGCCGTCCCCGAGCGGCGTGTCGCGACGAGGCCGTACAACGCGCCGAACAGCGCGCCGCCGATGCCGCCCAGCAGCGGCAGTAAGGGCAGCGGCAGCCCGAAGCGATTGAACAGCTGCGCGGCGATCAGCGCACCGATGCCCGACGAAGCGGCATGCCCGAACGACAGCAGCCCCGCGCCGCCCAGCAGCAGGTTGTAAGACAGCGCGAACACGATCATCGCGGCCGTCTGCGCGAGCCACGCGACGAGCCAGCTTTGCGTCGAGACGCACGGCGGCACGACTAGCAGCACACCCAACGCGGCCCACGGCAGCGCCGCCCGCCATGTCGACACGTGGCGCGCAGCGGGCAGCGTGGGGCGCACGTCGATGTCGTCACGCATCGTCGTCGCGCTGCCCGAAGAAGCCGCGTGCACGCACGGCGAGCATCGCGACGAGCAGCAGATACGGCATGAGCGGCGCGAGTTGTGCGAGCGTCAGCGCGCTCCACGCGGCAGGCAGCGAACGGCCCATGTCACCGCCAAGATCGCCGAGCAGCTCGCCGAGCGACATATCCGTCGCGACCGCGAAGGTCTGCAGGCAGCCGATCACGAGCGACGCTGCAAGCGCGCCGCCCAACGACCCCAGTCCACCGATCACGACCACGACGAACACGACCGATCCCACCGATTCGGCCATCGCCGGTTCGACGACGAACAAGGGCGCGCCGATCACGCCCGCGAGCGCGGCGAACGCCGTGCCCGCCGCGAAGACCCAGGTGAACACGCTCGGCACATCATGGCCGAGCGCTTCGACGGCTTGCGGATGCGTCAACGCCGCGCGCACGATCAGCCCCGTTTTCGACACCCGCAGCACGGCGGCCAGCATGGCCAGCATCGCGACCGCGACGGCCATCATAAACCCGCGATAGCGCGAAAACGCGAGGCCGTAGACCTCGAACAACGGACCCTCGAGGGCGGCCGGCACGGCGACGCTCAACGCCTGCAAGCCCCATACGAGCTTGACGCCTTCGCCGATCAGATAGGCCGCGCCGAACGTCAGCAGCAGTTCCGCCAGATGTCCGTGCGGCCGCACGCGCCGCAGCAGCCACCGTTCGAGCGCCGCGCCCATCAGCCCGACGGCGAGCGGCGCGATCACGAGTGCCCACCAGAAACCCGCGCGCGCCGCGACGGAAAAACCGACATACGCGCCGAGCATGTAGAAGCTCGCGTGTGCGAAGTTCAGCACGCCGAGCATGCTGAAAATCAGCGTCAATCCCGCCGATAGCATGAACAGCAGCAAGCCGTAGCTCACACCGTTCAGCGCGTCGATCACGAACGGCTGCACGCGTCAGTCCGCCCGCGCGGCTTGCACGACGAGCGGCTCGAGCGCGGCGCGCAGCGCGTCGGACAGCGCGACCGGGCGGCGCGTCTCGCGATCCACGTAGACGTGCACGAAATGACCTTGCGCAGCAGGTTGAGCGTCGCCTTCCATGAACAGCCCCACTTCGTAGCGCACGCTCGATGCGCCGAGGCGCACCACGCGCAGCCCCGCATCGATACGATCCGGAAACACGATGGGCGCGAAGTAGTTGCACTGCGTTTCGACGACGAGACCGATCGTCGTGCTGTGTTCGATATCGAGTGCGCCCGTGCGAATCAGATACTCGTTCACGACCGTGTCGAAGTAGCTGTAATAGACGACGTTGTTCACGTGGCCGTAGATATCGTTGTCCATCCAGCGCGTACCGATGCAAAGAAAGTGCGGGTAAGCCGTGCGCGGCGCGGGAGCAGGTTTGTTCATGTCTCGTTCGGTTGAAGAAGGTGCGGCGCCTACATGGACTCCTGTAGCATGCGCCGGTAATCGTCGGCCGTCGCTTCGCGCGGATTCGTCTTGTGGCAATGATCGGCGAGCGCGCCCTTGATCACCTTGTCGAACGCGCTTTCGTCGACGCCCATTTTCCGCAGACCCGTCGGCAACCCAAGCCGCGCCGTCATGTCGTGCAGCGCCAGCGCGAGATCGGCATGCTCGGGCAGATTCATCACGCGGCGCATGCGCGCATAACGGCGATTCGCGACAACCGTCTCCGCGCTTTCGTTGAAGCGCAGCACGGCGGGCAGCACGACGGCGTTCAGCGTGCCGTGATGCAGCGACGTGCGACCATTGACGGGCACGCCGCCGAGCGGATGCGACAGCGAATGCACGCAGCCGAGCCCTTTCTGGAAGGCCATCGCGCCCTGCATCGACGCGCTCATCATGTTCAGGCGCGCGTCGCGGTGCCCGCCGTCGTGCGTCGCGAGTTCGATGTTGGCCCATGCACGCTCCAGGCCGTCGAGCGCGATGCCGTCGGCTGGCGGATTGAACGACGGCGCGAGAAACGTTTCGATGCAATGCGCGATCGCGTCCATGCCGGTGGCGGCCGTGAGCATCGGCGGCAGGCCGAGCGTGAGCCCGGGGTCGCAGATCGCCGCCTTCGGCAGTAGATGCCACGAGTGGAAGCCCAGCTTGCGGCCATCGTTCAGGATCACGATCGCGCCGCGCGCCACTTCGCTGCCCGTGCCCGCCGTCGTCGGAATCGCGATCAGCGGCGCGGCCTTGTCGGTGATCTTCGCGCTGCCGCCTTCGATCGTCGCGTAGTCCGTCATCGCGCCCGGATGCGTCGCCATGATCGCAACGCCTTTGGCCAGATCGATCGACGAGCCGCCGCCAATCGCGACCAGCCCGTCGCAGCGCTCGTCGCGGTAGCGCTGCACGGCCGCCATCACCATCGCTTCCGTCGGGTTCGACGGCGTGTCGTCGAAGATGGGCACGTCGCGCATGGG from Paraburkholderia phymatum STM815 encodes the following:
- a CDS encoding branched-chain amino acid ABC transporter permease, whose product is MQPFVIDALNGVSYGLLLFMLSAGLTLIFSMLGVLNFAHASFYMLGAYVGFSVAARAGFWWALVIAPLAVGLMGAALERWLLRRVRPHGHLAELLLTFGAAYLIGEGVKLVWGLQALSVAVPAALEGPLFEVYGLAFSRYRGFMMAVAVAMLAMLAAVLRVSKTGLIVRAALTHPQAVEALGHDVPSVFTWVFAAGTAFAALAGVIGAPLFVVEPAMAESVGSVVFVVVVIGGLGSLGGALAASLVIGCLQTFAVATDMSLGELLGDLGGDMGRSLPAAWSALTLAQLAPLMPYLLLVAMLAVRARGFFGQRDDDA
- a CDS encoding acyl-CoA thioesterase, whose protein sequence is MNKPAPAPRTAYPHFLCIGTRWMDNDIYGHVNNVVYYSYFDTVVNEYLIRTGALDIEHSTTIGLVVETQCNYFAPIVFPDRIDAGLRVVRLGASSVRYEVGLFMEGDAQPAAQGHFVHVYVDRETRRPVALSDALRAALEPLVVQAARAD
- a CDS encoding iron-containing alcohol dehydrogenase — protein: MAYIYYLTHIHLGYDALAQLPAECERAGIKRPLVVTDKGVMAAGVARQAIDALPMRDVPIFDDTPSNPTEAMVMAAVQRYRDERCDGLVAIGGGSSIDLAKGVAIMATHPGAMTDYATIEGGSAKITDKAAPLIAIPTTAGTGSEVARGAIVILNDGRKLGFHSWHLLPKAAICDPGLTLGLPPMLTAATGMDAIAHCIETFLAPSFNPPADGIALDGLERAWANIELATHDGGHRDARLNMMSASMQGAMAFQKGLGCVHSLSHPLGGVPVNGRTSLHHGTLNAVVLPAVLRFNESAETVVANRRYARMRRVMNLPEHADLALALHDMTARLGLPTGLRKMGVDESAFDKVIKGALADHCHKTNPREATADDYRRMLQESM